Proteins from a single region of Bos javanicus breed banteng chromosome 7, ARS-OSU_banteng_1.0, whole genome shotgun sequence:
- the LOC133252041 gene encoding olfactory receptor 2L3-like yields the protein MVGGNASSVTDFILVGLFPEFQHSIVLNFVVIFIYILAFLGNLLLIVLIWGDSRLHTPMYILLSQLSLIDLTLTSTIVPKTASNFFTGKRTISWIGCGTQSFFFLMLGMSECLILTLMAYDRYVAVCIPLRYPTIMSPRFCLHMVAGCWIGGSISSFIHTVYPMHFPICGSKEIHHFFCEVPVLIKLSCEDTSVYQLVVVVTSIVLLVVPFSLIIASYTLIFLTVLRVNSVKGRKKALATCSSHLTVVSLFFGPNIFIYMTFTSSHSPEQDQALSLFSNILTPMLNPLIYSLRNKEVVAALMKLVGRRGVS from the coding sequence ATGGTGGGTGGGAATGCGTCATCAGTAACTGATTTCATCCTTGTGGGACTCTTTCCTGAGTTTCAGCATTCCATTGTTCTCAACTTCGTGGTCATTTTCATCTACATCCTTGCTTTCCTGGGAAACTTACTTCTCATTGTCTTGATTTGGGGGGACTCTCGGCTCCATACACCCATGTACATTCTCCTCAGTCAACTCTCCCTCATTGACTTGACATTAACTTCCACCATTGTTCCGAAGACAGCCTCTAACTTTTTCACAGGGAAAAGGACCATATCATGGATTGGCTGTGGAACACAGAGTTTCTTCTTCCTGATGTTGGGAATGTCAGAATGCCTCATCTTGACTCTCATGGCTTATGACCGCTACGTAGCTGTCTGCATCCCACTGCGTTATCCCACCATCATGAGCCCCAGGTTCTGTCTGCACATGGTTGCTGGATGTTGGATTGGAGGCTCCATAAGTTCATTTATCCATACAGTCTACCCTATGCATTTTCCCATCTGTGGGTCAAAGGAGATCCACCATTTCTTCTGTGAGGTCCCAGTCCTCATTAAGCTTTCCTGTGAAGACACTTCTGTGTATCAGTTAGTGGTGGTGGTCACAAGCATTGTACTGCTTGTTGTGCCTTTCAGTCTCATCATAGCTTCCTATACACTCATCTTCCTCACTGTCCTGCGTGTGAACTCTGTCAAGGGCAGGAAAAAAGCCCTGGCCACCTGCTCTTCCCACCTAACTGTGGTAAGTCTCTTCTTCGGCCCAAACATATTCATCTACATGACTTTCACTTCCTCACATAGTCCAGAGCAGGACCAGGCTCTCTCTCTTTTCAGCAACATCCTCACTCCCATGCTGAACCCCCTTATCTACAGCCTGAGGAATAAGGAGGTGGTGGCAGCTCTCATGAAGTTGGTGGGGAGACGTGGGGTATCTTAG